One Stenotrophomonas oahuensis genomic region harbors:
- a CDS encoding hotdog fold thioesterase produces MPQVFREPVSIDALNALSRNTLIEHLGIVFTAAGEDWVSATMPVDARTRQPYGLLHGGASVVLAETLGSSAGNLCVDTTKQVCVGLEINANHIRAQRSGTVTGTARAVHVGRSTHVWDIRIEDEAGKLVCTSRLTLAVVPAA; encoded by the coding sequence ATGCCCCAGGTTTTCCGCGAGCCGGTGTCGATCGATGCCCTCAACGCACTCAGCCGCAACACCCTGATCGAACATCTGGGCATTGTGTTCACCGCCGCCGGCGAGGACTGGGTCAGCGCCACCATGCCGGTGGATGCGCGTACCCGCCAGCCGTATGGCCTGCTGCATGGCGGTGCCTCGGTGGTGCTGGCCGAAACCCTGGGCAGCAGCGCCGGCAATCTGTGCGTCGACACCACAAAGCAGGTGTGCGTCGGGTTGGAGATCAATGCCAATCACATCCGCGCCCAGCGCAGTGGCACCGTCACCGGCACCGCCCGGGCCGTGCATGTGGGCCGCAGCACCCATGTGTGGGACATCCGCATCGAAGACGAGGCCGGCAAGCTGGTCTGCACGTCGCGGCTGACCCTGGCCGTGGTCCCGGCGGCCTGA